GTAGTTGCGACAAAATATTCCTTTCCCTTGCGGATGAATGACAAAAAGGGCGACCCTAATGCCAGTGGAAACCATCGCAAGAATTTAATTCAGTCTTTGGAAGGTAGTTTGAAACGGCTGAATACCGATTACATTGATTTATTCTGGTTGCACGCTTGGGATTTTACAACACCGATTGAAGAAGTATTGCGATCGCTTGATGATGTAGTGCGTCAAGGTAAAGTACTTTATATCGGCATTTCTGATACACCCGCTTGGATCGTTTCTCAAGCAAATACCATTGCCCAGTTCCAAGGATGGACGCAGTTTGTCGCCCTGCAAATTGAGTATAGTTTAATTCAGCGGACACCAGAACGGGACTTGCTACCGATGGCAAAAGCCTTTGATTTAGCAGTAACCCCGTGGTCGCCTTTGGGTGGTGGTGTGCTGACAGGTAAGTATAATCAGCCTCTTCAAGCAGGTGATGAACAAGGACGATTCGCAAATGCAGCGTTAGGAAGTATTTCAGAACGGAATTTAGCAATCGCCCAAGTTGTTAGTCAAGTTGCGGCAGAAATTGGCCATACAC
This portion of the Nostoc sp. GT001 genome encodes:
- a CDS encoding aldo/keto reductase, which encodes MRYKLLGKSGLRVSELSLGSMTFGEDWGWGASVDESRKIFDTYAEAGGNFIDTANGYTDGSSEKIVGELIAQERERFVVATKYSFPLRMNDKKGDPNASGNHRKNLIQSLEGSLKRLNTDYIDLFWLHAWDFTTPIEEVLRSLDDVVRQGKVLYIGISDTPAWIVSQANTIAQFQGWTQFVALQIEYSLIQRTPERDLLPMAKAFDLAVTPWSPLGGGVLTGKYNQPLQAGDEQGRFANAALGSISERNLAIAQVVSQVAAEIGHTPSQVALAWLRAQSGVIIPIVGARKLTQFQDNLASIKVSLSPEHLQRLDEVSQIEVGFPHDFLQNDVIRDRLFGGTFNTIENHRI